Part of the Siniperca chuatsi isolate FFG_IHB_CAS linkage group LG6, ASM2008510v1, whole genome shotgun sequence genome, TGAGGAAATTGCATCATGATAACCACAAGAGAGGACTGTAGATTATTAATGATCACAATCAATTTATGGATTGCAACTTTAAGCAAATACCAAGAGAAGAATGCAATACAATGCCCACactaaaataatacatttctgacAAGGGAGGAAAACAAGATGCTGGTTCACAGAGTCAAGTAAAGCTATTTGTGGTTGAGTACTGTTATTTACTACTAATGTAATTACGGTCCGAACAAGGACACCTTAAAGGAGCCAGTACTGACAATAAAACTGGAGCACAGCTGTTATCAGGAATAGTAATTACATCACAGCCGTTGACAACTTTAGCTGGTTTAGCTGTTTGTTAGCCTAAATATACGCAAGTATGTCAGAATATTGTTGTCTACCACACTTTAACCATTACATTACTACACCACAGTATTTAAAGTGAAAGTGGGCCAATGTAAACGCCAACATAGCTAGCTACTATAGATTCAATGGTTGAGACAGGCCGCTTCATTGACAAATTTAGCTACCCAGCTAAGCTAAGCTCAGCTAAGGATGCTAACGTGGCTAGCTACCTGCTGTTTCCCTCAAGATCCGATGCCCGATGCTGGCGAACACAGAGACTCGGGTATTAATCCAGGGTTTTCGGGGTTCGCGGTGGCTTTATGGTTTTGtcactttcatttcaaatgctGTCCGGACGATGTGACAGGATTATCATAATGGATGCTAGCGGCGCGCTTGTCTTTTCTCCGTCTGAATCAGCTGACCAggaaatgaacacaaacagctggaggaggaggagagagaccgCTGCAGCTGTTTGAAAGCGGGGGGAAATATTTCGCTTAATCgtcatttttattctttaggCAGCAAATATTCCATTTCCTCATAGAAATATACAACTCCCTGACACTACTCTGAATAAATGCATACATGTACAGAGAAGTAATCCCTCTTCtttgtatattttacatattataaaactgatcagtttataaaatacaattcataattgttataaattaaactactaaACAGCTATATGACGTTAATTAAAATTTGCTTCACCTCAACCAATTATAAGAGTAAGCAAGTATTATAATATACTGCATATCGATATAccactcacaggggccatttttctgtataagtacttttacttttggtactttaagcaCAGGTTGCTGGGTTTTACTCTGTCGTACGTAGTTTTACTTTTGCTTTAGTTTTGCTAAAATATCTGAACACTTCTTCAACCACTGCTTGTTTTAGGGCGTATGTCTGCCTCGCCTGTAGATGGCAGCAGTGCTCCTGGCGTGCGTGTAGCGTGCCTAAAattgacaagaagaagaagaagataaacTTTTACCGGAAAAGATCGTTGGCTTAATTGGTAAGCCGTTTGTTCATCACGCTGCATTTACAGATATGGCGTTGTATTATTACGTTTTCctgcttcagttttgttttttaagcaaCAGGTGTTTCTGAAACTGCTGGTAGTTAAAAGCAggttctgtgtttgttgttgtttctctaGAGCTGCTCACAGTCTTCACAGAGAAATGCAGAGTGCTGGAGGCAGCGCTGATCAGCCTCATCCTCTGTTTGGAGGAGCGCTGTCAGCTGTCATCCCTCACAGCGCCACGGACACCAGTGAGCTGAGAGAGATCCCGGACAACCAGGAGGTGTTTGTCCACGCACACACCGACCAGAGCCTGATCGTGGAGCTGGTGGAGTACCAGGGTCAGGTGGCAGACCAAGACGCTGCTAGGTATCACTTTGAAGACATCGCAGGCAGTAACAAAGCTCTAGAGCCAGGTGCTTTTGAAGTGACCAGTGTTGTGCCCCTACCTAAATCTGAGCTGTCCCTGTCAGACTGCAGCTCTGCCTGGATGCTGACTGGGACACAGTGTGTATCCAAATTCAATGAAGAAGCGAAGAATACAGTGACCCTTCACCTGGGTCTATTCCGTCTGCCACAGTTCTCCACAGATGTCCTGATAAGCTTCAATGACCCGCAGAGCATCAATCCGGACAGCAGCAGTGCTGCTTCAGTGGGGACAAACAGAGAGCCATGGACGATGCAGGACTTTCAGCGCTTGTTGCAGACTCTGACTCTGCACAACCCTGGGCTGTTTGAGTAGAACAACTGATACTTTCCCAGTGTGGGACCTCACCTGATTACAGATTTAGTCTCGGgtacatttaaacataataGGCCTGTGTTTCGCTGGGGCCCCATTAGAATCTGGCCTGTAGTATGCTTTGTGTCCCAACCCAAAAGTTTTGGAAGCAATTCCTTCGAGCAGTGGTCCTGTCCCTGCCATGACATACATGTTCTGTTCTGCCTTTAGATTTCGTTCTGACaactaaaactgaactgaaaaccaAACATATATACATGATATAAAGATAGTTTTGTCCTAATAAATGTTTTGGAAGAAACATTGGactatttcattatttttggaTCACCTGATTAAGATTTATTTGTAGGTTAAAGATGTTCTAAAATTGGCCTGCACTGTGGTGATTTACTGTTATT contains:
- the rangrf gene encoding ran guanine nucleotide release factor is translated as MQSAGGSADQPHPLFGGALSAVIPHSATDTSELREIPDNQEVFVHAHTDQSLIVELVEYQGQVADQDAARYHFEDIAGSNKALEPGAFEVTSVVPLPKSELSLSDCSSAWMLTGTQCVSKFNEEAKNTVTLHLGLFRLPQFSTDVLISFNDPQSINPDSSSAASVGTNREPWTMQDFQRLLQTLTLHNPGLFE